The nucleotide window CGAAGCGCACGGGCGCGAAGCGACGATCGACGCGGTCGGTAACGTTCGCGCGCCCGCGGACGACGCCGTACTGCTGACCTCCCACATCGACACCGTGCCCGGCGAGATCCCGGTTCGGGTCGAGGCAGATGGCGACGAAGAGGTGCTCTGGGGGCGCGGCAGCGTCGATGCGACCGGTCCGCTCGCGGCGATGGCGGTCGCGGCCGTGCGAACGGGTGTGAGTTTCGCGGGCGTCGTCGGCGAGGAAACCGACTCCGACGGCGCGCGCCATCTCGTTTCGACGCGCGAGCCACCCGAAGCGGTGGTCAACGGCGAGCCCTCGGGCTGGGATGGCGTCACCTTCGGCTACCGGGGCCTGCTCGCGGGCACCTACGTCGCCACGAGCGAATCGGGCCATACCTCACGCCCCGAGAACAACGCCATCGAGGACGCGATGGAGTGGTGGGCACGGGTGAAGGCGACCGTCGACGAGGGAGAGGAGTGGACGCCGGTCTTCGAGCGCGTCACGCCGAAGGCCACCGCGATCGCGGGCGGTGTAAGCGACGACGGGCTCTCCGTCGAGGCGACGATGGACGTCCAGCTGCGCGTGCCGCCGAGCCTCACCGTCGACGAGGTGCGCGAGATGGCCGACGGCGAGCTCGACTCTGGTACTGCTCGCTGGCACGACAGCGTCGACCCCGTGATGGCGAGCCCGAGAACGCCGCTCGCGAGCGCGTTCCGCGCGGCGATTCGGGAGGCGGACGGCGAGCCGCGCAGCCTCCGCAAGACGGGCACCAGCGACATGAACATCTATCGCGCCTGGGACTGCCCGATGATCACCTACGGGCCGGGTGATTCGGACTTCGATCACGCGCCCGACGAGCGCCTCCCGTTCGCCGAGTTCGACACGAGCGTCGAAGTGCTCTGTACCGTCGCCGAACGGATCACGGGGGAGACATGACCCGCCACTTCACCGATATCGACGACCTCTCGGCCGACGAGCTGACGACGGTGCTCGATACGGCGAGTGAACTCAAAGCACAGGTCAATCACGGCGAGCGCGAGCCGCTGCTCGAACGACAGACGTTGGGAATGGTCTTCGAGAAGCCGAGCGCGCGGACGCGCATCTCCTTCGAGACTGGGATGACCCAACTCGGCGGCCACGCCATCTTCCTCGGCCCGGAGGACATCGGACTCGGCGAGCGCGAGCCCCTGAAGGACACCGCGCGCACGCTCTCGGGCTTCGTCGACTGCGCGATGGTGCGGCTGTTCGAACACGACGATCTCGAAGAGCTCGCCGCCCACGCCACGGTTCCGATCGTCAACGGTCTGACCGACAATGCCCACCCCTGTCAGACGCTCGCCGACCTGCTCACGATCCGCGAGACGATCGGCTTCGACTCGCGGGTGACCTGGGTCGGCGACGGCAACAACGTCGCCCAATCGTTCGTGCTTGGCTGTGCGCTCGCCGGCATCGATCTCACCGTGGCGACGCCCGAGGGGTACGGGATCGACGATGATGTACTGGAGCGAGCGGCCGAACTCGGCGCGCGGCCGACGACGGCCGACGATCCCGAGCGGGCGGTCGCCGATGCCGACGCGGTCTACACCGACGTCTGGGTGAGCATGGGCGAGACGGGTGGTGCGGAGAAGCGCATCGCCTTCCAGGAGAGCGGCTTCCAGCTGAGCGAGCAGCTGCTTGCAGGGACCGACGCGCGCGTGCTGCACTGCCTGCCAGCCCACCGTGGCGAGGAGATCACTGACGCGGTGATCGAGAGCGAGCGCTCGCTCGTCTGGCGGCAGGCCGAAAACCGCCTGCACGCCCAGAAGGGACTGCTAAGCTTCTTGCTTGACGCGCACTAGTTCCCGAGCAGCGGGACGATCGCGCCGACGAGCACGCCGTAGACGGCGTGTGCCGGGAGACTTCCGGGGAGCGCGAAATTCGGGAGCGGCGGCGCGCCGGCGAAACCGAGGGTCTGCAGCCAGATCGGCATCACGAGCGCCGCGAGCACCGCCCAGAGGACGACCCCATACACGAGGCCGGCGACCGCCGATCGGCCGATACCGTTCCCGATACCTGTGGTGGCCGCGATCGCGGCGAACACCACGCCGAGGATCGCGCTGTGGGCCATGTGGACGATCCAGCCGGCGAGCCCGCCTTGAAGGCCATAGAGCGCCGGAATCGCCATCTCGATGACCGGCGGCATCATCGTGGTTATCAGTACGCCCATCGCAACGCCGCCCGCCAGACCGCCGACGACGCCCGCCTGCCAGTCGACTAGTCGCGTGCCGGTCGCCGCCATCGTGTCGGTGCGAGTTTCTTGGCTCATACGGACGACGATCGTTCGCGTGACGACATAACCATAACTCGTGTTGACGATCAACACGCATTGGCGCGGAGCGTGCACGACCGCGGGCGGACGTTTATCTTCCGCCTCGTCGAACGGTTCGCATGGTCGAGACCGATCCTGATCCGCAGCGGTTTCGCGATCTGATGCTCGATTCCGAGCCGGGTTTCGCGGAGGTGATGATCTGTGTATTCGGCATCCAGCGCCACGAAACCCGGACCTACCGGACGCTGTGCGACCGGCCGAAGAGCACGGTCGCGGAGCTCGCGGAGGAGCTGGATCGTGACCGCTCGAACGTCAATCGCTCGCTGTCGACGCTGCGCGAGAAGGGCCTCGCCGAACGCGGTCGCCGACTGCTCGACGGCGGCGGCCACGTCTATCAGTACACCGCGACGCCGCTGCCCGAGGCGAAGGAGCTGATGCACGACACGCTCGACGAGTGGACCGCCTACGTCCACTCGCGTATCGACGAGTTCGGCGACGAAGCGCTCGAATGAGCGGGCGAGCTAGCCCGATTCGGGCGTGCGATCGAACGCACCGGGCTGTTCCGGTCGGCTGCCGAGCGTGAGCGAGAGCGTCCGGCGCTCGCCGTTGCGCAACACCGTGACGTCGACCGTATCGCCCGGCGATGCCTGAAGCGCGAGATACGAGGAGAGCTGCTGGCGGCCGGCGATTTTCTCGCCGCCGAGACCGACGATGACGTCGCCCTGCCTGAGCGTGCCGTCCGACGGGCCGTCCTGACTGACCTGCGTGACGGCCACGCCACGCGGGCGATCGAGTCCCACCCGATCGGCGAGGTCAGGGGTGACGGTCTGCAGCCCGACGCCCATGTAAGCGTGCTCGTACTCGCCGTTCTCGATGAGCGACGGCACGACGCGCTCGACGAGCGCCGCCGAGATGGCAAAGGCGAGGTTCTCGCCGCCGCCGGAGCTGATGACGCCGATGACCCGCCCGTCGAGATCGACGAGCGGGCCGCCCGAGTTGCCCGGGTTGACCGGCGCACCGGTCTGGATCGCATCGGGGATCCGGTAGCCGTTCGGCGCGGGGATCAGTCGGTCCACGCCGCTGACGAGTCCCGACGTGACCGAGCCTTCCAGCCCGAACGGGTTGCCGATGGCGACCGCCTCCGTGCCGATGGCGGGTTCGGATTCGACCAGCGAGAGCGGTTCGGCGTACTGTGGCCTGTTCCGTACCTCGACGACGGCGAGATCGCTCGACGGGTCCGTGCCGACGACCGACGCCGAGCGCCACTGCCCCTTGGAGAACCGAACCTGGACGTCGCTCGCATCGCTGACGACGTGGGCGTTCGTGACGACGTGGTTGCCGCGGAAGACGAATCCCGAGCCCTGTCCACCCCGGCCCGATCGGCTGGTGACGCTGATGAGGACGACCGAGTCGATCGTGTCGCGGTAGACCTGCGTGTATGGACTCGGTGAGGAGCGACTGGCGTTCGTCCCGTTCCCCGACGGCGTCCCAGTGGTCGTCGACGATCCGTTCGTCGTGTTCTCGCCGCCGAGGACGCCGGAACAGCCGGCGAGCGAGGTGGCAAGCGTCGCCCCGATCGCACCGAGATACCGCCGTCGCGTCGTCCGCTGGCTCATGCGCGGCGTTGTGGCCACGCGTGGGTAAGCACCACGCTTGTATACTGTCGGACAGGTCTGATCGAGAACCTGTGACGCGAAAATCAGCTCGTTGCAGTGGATTCTCGGAATCGAACGTTCGCGTACTTCTGTCCGACAGTATAACGTGCAAACCAGCCGACTTTTGCCCGCTGCCCTCGAGGCGTGCACATGCCCGATCTCAGTCTCGCTGCAGCCACCCCCGACTGCGCCGACGGCGGCGTCTGGCTCGCCTGTATCGAGTGTGGCGAACAACTCGCCCCGTTCGACGAACCGACCTACCGCTGTCCCGACTGCGGCGGGCTGCTCGAAGCGCGCTACGAGCAGTATCCGACGTTCGAGGCGTTCTCGGGTCGTGGCGTCTGGCACTACGACGCGGCGCTACCCTTCGATCGGGGCGTCTCGCTGCCCGAAGGCGACACGCCGCTGCACGAGGTCCCCCGACTCGAAGCCGATCTCGGAGTACGGAGCCTGCGCGTCAAACACGAGGGGATGAACCCGACGGGCAGTTTCAAGGATCGAGGGATGACCGTTGGGGTCCGCGTCGCCGAGGAGCTCGGCGTCTCGCGACTGGCCTGTGCCTCGACGGGCAACACGAGCGCCGCACTCGCGGCCTACGGCGGACGCGCCAACCTAGAGACGCTCGTCTTGCTCCCCGCCGGTAAGGTCGCCGCCGGCAAAGTGGCCCAGGCCGCCCTCCACGGCGCGCGCATTCTGGAGGTCGACGGCAACTTCGACGCCTGCCTCGACATCGTGAGCGAGCTCGCCGACCGCGGCGAGGCCTACCTGCTCAACTCGCTCAACCCCTTCCGGCTTGAGGGTCAGAAGACGATCGGCTTCGAGATCCTCGAAACGTTTCGCGACGAGTACGGACGGTTTCCGGACCGCATCGTCCTTCCTGTGGGTAACGCCGGCAACACGGCCGCCCTCTACAAGGCGTTCCGCGAGCTCGTCCGGGCGGGCGCGCTCGCCGAGGACGAGGTGCCGATGCTGACCGGGGTTCAAGCCGAAGGGGCCGCACCGATGGTCGAGGCCATCGAGGAGGGGTACGCGGACACCGAGCGCTGGGAAGAGGTCGAGACGCGCGCGACGGCCATCCGGATCGGCAACCCGGTCAACGCGCCGAAGGCCCTCCCCGGCATCCGCGCGACCGGCGGCACCGCGGTCGCGGTCGCCGACGACGCAATCACCGACGCCCAGCGCGCGCTCGCCGAGGAGGGTGTCGGCGTGGAACCCGCGAGTGCTGCCAGCGTCGCCGGCCTGCGCAAACTCCGTGAGGAGGGCGTCGTCGACGAGAGCGAGGACGTGGTCTGTCTGACGACCGGCCATCTGCTGAAGGACCCCGACGCGGCCGCCGCCGCGGGGGCCGAGCCGGAGCCGGTGGCGAACAATACCGAGGCGATCCTGGATCACCTGAGCGGCTAGGTAGCCGATGGCCGACCTCGTCTATCCGACGGTCGAAGACGTCCTCGCCATCCACGAGGCGGTCGTCGCGAGCGATCGCGAAACCGAAGCCGGCGTGCGCTCGCCCGAAACCGTCGAATCCGCACTGATCTACGTCTCGGAAGGCTATTTCGGCGAAGCACCTGACACGATCCACGAAACGGCGGCACATCTCATGCGACTACTCGCCGCCGAACACCCGTTCGTGGACGGAAACAAGCGTACCGCGTTGAACACGGCTGACATCATCTACGAAATAAATGGCTACGAATTCGACCACGGCGACGACGTTCGTGCCATCCTCAAGCGTTTTGCGACGGACGAACGAAACGTCGATATGAGTGGTGTCATCGCGTATTGCCGCGAGCATGCTCATGGAGCCGAAGAGTAAATACCGGGGCCGACGTATTGACGAGCGAGAGGATGGCACAGACCACTCCATCGAGCTACCGGGACGAGCGTGCAGAACTTCGCGAGCGGGTCCAAAACCCCGAATCAGAAGCCGAACGCCACGAAGCAGTGCTCCGGCTCGCGGAGATCAACCGCGAAATCCACGCGGAGACCTACGAAAAGCTCGCCCGCGAGTGAGCAGGCGCTCGAACCGCTCCAAACCAGCTTCTCAGTTCCCTTCGTCGTCGAAGCCGTCGAGCAGCGACGCCTGTCCCGTGTGATCGTTGTCGTCGAACGATTCGACGCGGACGGGCACCTGCGTGTCGAGCAGGTTCGGCGGGGCGTCCGGGATCCGGAGCACGCTGTCGCCGAGGCGGACGAGCGCGGTTCCGTTTTCGTAGCCGGTGACGAACGCCCGGAACTCCGTGCCGGGATCGAAACTCGGCTTGCTCGTCCGGAACTGGAGCCCTTCGGTGAACGCGCTGAGACGGCTCATACCCGCGCCACCTCACCCGTCTCGCGGTCGGACGTGTACTCCAGCCCGAAGCCGGTCAGGGCGGCGACGATGAAGACGAAGAACAGCAGCCAGCCGTGGAAGACGAACGGCCAGACCTCCGCCGGATTGACCAGCATCGACTGGGTAAACCAGCTGTACTGCTCGGGCAGTCCCAGCATGGCGGTGTAGCCCGCGAGCAGGCCGCCACCCCACGGGAAGATGTAGCCGAGCGCCGAGGTGTTCGCGTCGAGGATGTTCGCGC belongs to Halococcus qingdaonensis and includes:
- a CDS encoding [LysW]-lysine hydrolase, coding for MSESVATVSTSRARDLLVSLVETPSPTGEERACAERLVDFFEAHGREATIDAVGNVRAPADDAVLLTSHIDTVPGEIPVRVEADGDEEVLWGRGSVDATGPLAAMAVAAVRTGVSFAGVVGEETDSDGARHLVSTREPPEAVVNGEPSGWDGVTFGYRGLLAGTYVATSESGHTSRPENNAIEDAMEWWARVKATVDEGEEWTPVFERVTPKATAIAGGVSDDGLSVEATMDVQLRVPPSLTVDEVREMADGELDSGTARWHDSVDPVMASPRTPLASAFRAAIREADGEPRSLRKTGTSDMNIYRAWDCPMITYGPGDSDFDHAPDERLPFAEFDTSVEVLCTVAERITGET
- the argF gene encoding ornithine carbamoyltransferase, which translates into the protein MTRHFTDIDDLSADELTTVLDTASELKAQVNHGEREPLLERQTLGMVFEKPSARTRISFETGMTQLGGHAIFLGPEDIGLGEREPLKDTARTLSGFVDCAMVRLFEHDDLEELAAHATVPIVNGLTDNAHPCQTLADLLTIRETIGFDSRVTWVGDGNNVAQSFVLGCALAGIDLTVATPEGYGIDDDVLERAAELGARPTTADDPERAVADADAVYTDVWVSMGETGGAEKRIAFQESGFQLSEQLLAGTDARVLHCLPAHRGEEITDAVIESERSLVWRQAENRLHAQKGLLSFLLDAH
- a CDS encoding histidine kinase; the protein is MSQETRTDTMAATGTRLVDWQAGVVGGLAGGVAMGVLITTMMPPVIEMAIPALYGLQGGLAGWIVHMAHSAILGVVFAAIAATTGIGNGIGRSAVAGLVYGVVLWAVLAALVMPIWLQTLGFAGAPPLPNFALPGSLPAHAVYGVLVGAIVPLLGN
- a CDS encoding helix-turn-helix domain-containing protein, with the translated sequence MVETDPDPQRFRDLMLDSEPGFAEVMICVFGIQRHETRTYRTLCDRPKSTVAELAEELDRDRSNVNRSLSTLREKGLAERGRRLLDGGGHVYQYTATPLPEAKELMHDTLDEWTAYVHSRIDEFGDEALE
- a CDS encoding S1C family serine protease, with product MSQRTTRRRYLGAIGATLATSLAGCSGVLGGENTTNGSSTTTGTPSGNGTNASRSSPSPYTQVYRDTIDSVVLISVTSRSGRGGQGSGFVFRGNHVVTNAHVVSDASDVQVRFSKGQWRSASVVGTDPSSDLAVVEVRNRPQYAEPLSLVESEPAIGTEAVAIGNPFGLEGSVTSGLVSGVDRLIPAPNGYRIPDAIQTGAPVNPGNSGGPLVDLDGRVIGVISSGGGENLAFAISAALVERVVPSLIENGEYEHAYMGVGLQTVTPDLADRVGLDRPRGVAVTQVSQDGPSDGTLRQGDVIVGLGGEKIAGRQQLSSYLALQASPGDTVDVTVLRNGERRTLSLTLGSRPEQPGAFDRTPESG
- the thrC gene encoding threonine synthase, with product MPDLSLAAATPDCADGGVWLACIECGEQLAPFDEPTYRCPDCGGLLEARYEQYPTFEAFSGRGVWHYDAALPFDRGVSLPEGDTPLHEVPRLEADLGVRSLRVKHEGMNPTGSFKDRGMTVGVRVAEELGVSRLACASTGNTSAALAAYGGRANLETLVLLPAGKVAAGKVAQAALHGARILEVDGNFDACLDIVSELADRGEAYLLNSLNPFRLEGQKTIGFEILETFRDEYGRFPDRIVLPVGNAGNTAALYKAFRELVRAGALAEDEVPMLTGVQAEGAAPMVEAIEEGYADTERWEEVETRATAIRIGNPVNAPKALPGIRATGGTAVAVADDAITDAQRALAEEGVGVEPASAASVAGLRKLREEGVVDESEDVVCLTTGHLLKDPDAAAAAGAEPEPVANNTEAILDHLSG
- a CDS encoding type II toxin-antitoxin system death-on-curing family toxin, giving the protein MADLVYPTVEDVLAIHEAVVASDRETEAGVRSPETVESALIYVSEGYFGEAPDTIHETAAHLMRLLAAEHPFVDGNKRTALNTADIIYEINGYEFDHGDDVRAILKRFATDERNVDMSGVIAYCREHAHGAEE
- a CDS encoding DUF7513 family protein; the encoded protein is MSRLSAFTEGLQFRTSKPSFDPGTEFRAFVTGYENGTALVRLGDSVLRIPDAPPNLLDTQVPVRVESFDDNDHTGQASLLDGFDDEGN